In one Bacillus sp. (in: firmicutes) genomic region, the following are encoded:
- a CDS encoding pyrimidine-nucleoside phosphorylase, translated as MRMVDIIEKKRDGKELMKEEIRFMIEGYTNETIPDYQMSAFAMAVYFQGMTEMERAELTLAMVDSGDKIDLSAIEGIKVDKHSTGGVGDTTTLVLAPLVASVGVPVAKMSGRGLGHTGGTIDKLESITGFHVELETGQFIDLVNKNKVAVVGQSGNLTPADKKLYSLRDVTATVNSIPLIASSIMSKKIAAGADAIVLDVKTGAGAFMKDLEDAKELAKAMVAIGNNIGRKTMAVISDMSQPLGYAIGNALEIEEAINTLKGKGPEDLQELCLILGSHMVFLAEKATSLEEARKKLVEAIQSGRALEKFKTFIAAQGGDPEVIENPQKLPKAKYQFELEAREDGWVETIIADEVGKAAMLLGAGRATKDSTIDLAVGLVLRKKVGDQVSKGESLVTLHSNFENINEIKRLLYESFKISPNKTEAPPLIYEKIS; from the coding sequence ATGAGAATGGTTGACATAATTGAAAAAAAACGCGACGGCAAAGAGCTAATGAAAGAAGAAATTCGCTTTATGATTGAAGGTTATACGAATGAAACAATTCCTGACTATCAAATGAGCGCCTTCGCAATGGCTGTTTATTTTCAAGGTATGACAGAGATGGAGCGGGCCGAATTAACATTAGCGATGGTTGATTCAGGGGATAAAATCGACCTTTCCGCGATTGAAGGAATCAAGGTCGATAAACATTCAACAGGCGGTGTCGGCGATACGACGACATTAGTATTAGCCCCACTTGTTGCTTCTGTTGGTGTGCCAGTTGCGAAAATGTCAGGGCGCGGTTTAGGGCATACAGGTGGCACAATAGATAAATTAGAGTCCATCACAGGTTTTCATGTTGAACTTGAAACTGGGCAGTTTATTGATTTAGTTAATAAAAATAAAGTTGCTGTCGTCGGCCAAAGCGGAAATTTAACACCAGCAGATAAAAAACTATATAGTCTTCGTGATGTTACAGCTACTGTAAACTCTATTCCATTGATTGCCAGCTCGATTATGAGTAAAAAAATTGCTGCTGGTGCAGATGCAATTGTGTTAGATGTAAAAACAGGTGCAGGTGCATTTATGAAGGATTTAGAGGATGCCAAAGAATTAGCGAAAGCAATGGTTGCTATCGGCAATAATATCGGTCGCAAAACGATGGCGGTAATCTCCGATATGAGCCAGCCTTTAGGGTATGCCATCGGCAATGCGTTAGAGATTGAAGAAGCAATAAACACGTTAAAAGGCAAAGGACCAGAGGATTTACAAGAGCTTTGTTTAATATTAGGTAGCCACATGGTTTTTCTAGCTGAAAAAGCAACATCGCTAGAAGAAGCAAGAAAAAAATTAGTAGAAGCAATTCAATCAGGGCGAGCCCTTGAAAAATTTAAAACGTTTATTGCTGCCCAAGGTGGAGACCCAGAGGTAATAGAGAACCCACAAAAGCTTCCGAAAGCTAAATATCAATTTGAACTAGAGGCTAGAGAAGATGGTTGGGTAGAAACCATCATAGCCGATGAAGTAGGCAAAGCGGCCATGCTTTTAGGTGCGGGAAGAGCAACAAAAGACTCAACAATCGATTTAGCGGTTGGACTTGTGCTCCGTAAAAAAGTCGGTGACCAAGTTTCAAAGGGGGAGTCACTTGTCACACTCCACAGCAATTTCGAAAATATAAATGAAATCAAGAGATTGCTTTATGAAAGTTTCAAAATTTCGCCAAACAAGACAGAGGCGCCACCATTAATTTATGAAAAAATTTCATAA
- a CDS encoding purine-nucleoside phosphorylase, with product MDRQPFVEAANYIQAKITNKPSIGLILGSGLGILADEITNSIKIPYHEIPNFPVSTVKGHKGQLVIGELQGVQVIAMQGRFHFYEGYSLEKVTFPIRVMKLLGVEKLIVTNAAGGVNTSFVPGDLMIITDHINNMGQNPLIGPNNLEFGVRFPDMSNAYCGQLREKARQAALSMGLPLKEGVYVANTGPSYETPAEVRMIRKLGGNAVGMSTVPEVIVARHSGLKVLGISCISNMAAGILDQPLTHAEVIETTEKVKERFLGFVKELIRVI from the coding sequence ATGGACAGGCAGCCGTTCGTTGAGGCAGCAAATTATATTCAAGCAAAAATAACAAACAAACCTAGTATAGGGTTAATTTTAGGCTCAGGACTAGGCATTTTAGCTGATGAAATTACAAATTCGATAAAAATCCCATATCATGAAATTCCGAATTTTCCTGTTTCTACTGTTAAGGGCCATAAGGGCCAGTTAGTGATTGGTGAATTGCAAGGTGTTCAAGTAATTGCTATGCAAGGGCGCTTCCATTTTTATGAAGGCTACTCACTCGAGAAGGTGACATTTCCTATCCGCGTGATGAAATTGCTTGGTGTGGAAAAGCTGATTGTTACAAATGCTGCTGGTGGTGTGAATACATCCTTTGTACCAGGCGATTTAATGATTATTACCGATCACATTAACAATATGGGCCAAAATCCACTAATTGGACCGAATAATTTGGAATTTGGCGTTCGTTTCCCAGATATGTCCAATGCTTATTGCGGGCAACTTCGTGAAAAAGCAAGGCAGGCAGCGCTTAGCATGGGTCTCCCACTTAAAGAAGGTGTTTATGTTGCGAATACTGGACCAAGCTATGAGACACCAGCTGAAGTACGGATGATTCGAAAGCTTGGTGGGAACGCTGTTGGAATGTCTACTGTTCCTGAGGTTATTGTTGCCAGACATAGTGGACTTAAGGTATTAGGTATTTCCTGTATTTCAAACATGGCAGCTGGGATACTCGATCAGCCGTTAACACATGCTGAAGTAATAGAAACAACTGAAAAAGTAAAAGAACGGTTTCTTGGATTTGTGAAAGAATTGATACGGGTTATATAA
- a CDS encoding HlyD family type I secretion periplasmic adaptor subunit has product MEIEKQRVSDEYDFLPGALEIIETPPSPLGRFLIWMIFTVFISFIVWSYFGKIDEVAVARGKVIPDGRLKVIQPLEEGIITAIHIKEGEKVKKDQLLLELDASMKQADITSLENSLQMAILEKNLISAELNGTISNKEIEKTKLNNLNASQVVELQKKYSQAKSEEYIAQKETLQTIIQQREKDVQLAITKLDSVKSHYSYISSEVDNLKSLYENGGIPKIELKKKEEELLLSQKEVDSQTVLIEKLNSELKEAQANLISLTKMYEKDLATKDKELADKLVVKEKEIIALEDQLSKAKKILKYQKLVSPVDGVVQGIASQTIGGVVTPAQPVVTIVPEGTPLIVEANVLNKDIGFIEVGQLVDVKFDTFPFQKYGVIKGKVLSISPDAVEDEKIGLVYNIKVELEENTFTIRNKEVNISSGMTVSAEVKTGKRRIIEFFLSPILKNLKESLTLR; this is encoded by the coding sequence ATGGAAATTGAAAAACAACGTGTAAGCGATGAATATGATTTTTTACCTGGGGCACTTGAAATTATTGAGACTCCTCCTTCACCGCTAGGCAGATTTTTAATTTGGATGATTTTTACCGTATTTATTTCTTTTATTGTTTGGTCATACTTTGGAAAAATTGACGAAGTAGCTGTTGCTAGGGGAAAGGTTATCCCTGACGGCAGATTAAAAGTAATTCAACCACTGGAGGAAGGTATTATTACGGCTATACATATTAAAGAAGGGGAGAAAGTTAAAAAGGATCAGTTATTGCTAGAGTTGGATGCAAGTATGAAACAAGCAGACATCACTAGCTTGGAAAATTCGCTGCAAATGGCTATTCTTGAAAAAAATCTAATTTCTGCTGAGCTGAATGGAACGATTAGCAACAAAGAAATAGAAAAAACTAAACTTAATAATTTAAATGCTTCCCAAGTTGTTGAACTACAGAAAAAATATAGTCAAGCGAAAAGCGAAGAATACATAGCTCAAAAGGAAACTTTACAAACAATTATTCAGCAAAGAGAAAAAGATGTTCAACTGGCTATAACAAAACTTGATTCCGTAAAAAGTCATTATTCTTATATTAGTAGTGAAGTAGATAATTTAAAATCTTTATATGAAAATGGTGGAATACCCAAAATTGAACTGAAGAAAAAAGAAGAAGAATTATTACTCAGTCAAAAGGAGGTAGACTCACAAACGGTATTAATAGAAAAATTAAACAGTGAATTAAAAGAAGCCCAAGCAAATTTAATTTCGCTTACAAAAATGTATGAAAAAGATCTTGCAACAAAAGATAAGGAACTTGCAGACAAATTAGTTGTAAAAGAGAAGGAGATTATTGCCCTTGAGGATCAACTTTCAAAAGCGAAAAAAATACTCAAGTATCAAAAGCTTGTTTCGCCAGTAGATGGAGTGGTTCAAGGGATAGCATCGCAAACCATTGGTGGAGTTGTTACTCCAGCCCAACCTGTCGTAACAATTGTACCTGAAGGAACACCACTTATTGTGGAAGCGAATGTATTAAATAAAGATATTGGATTTATTGAGGTTGGCCAACTTGTTGATGTGAAATTTGATACTTTTCCATTTCAAAAATATGGTGTTATTAAAGGAAAAGTACTTAGTATCAGCCCAGATGCGGTTGAAGATGAAAAAATTGGTCTAGTTTATAACATAAAAGTAGAACTTGAAGAAAATACTTTTACAATTAGAAATAAAGAAGTGAATATTTCTTCAGGAATGACAGTGTCTGCAGAGGTTAAGACTGGTAAAAGGAGAATTATAGAATTTTTCTTATCACCAATTCTAAAAAATTTAAAGGAGAGTTTAACTCTTAGATAA
- the sigF gene encoding RNA polymerase sporulation sigma factor SigF, whose protein sequence is MDVEVKKQKRETYLKDHEVKELIEKSQVGDQEARDLIVQKNMRLVWSVVQRFINRGYEPDDLFQIGCIGLLKSVDKFDLSYDVKFSTYAVPMIIGEIQRFIRDDGTVKVSRSLKETGNKIRKIKDDLTKKLGRAPTVTEIADELEISPEDVVLAQEASRTPSSIHETVYENDGDPITLLDQIADHSEAKWFDKIALQEAIRSLDERERLIVYLRYYKDQTQSEVAGRLGISQVQVSRLEKKILQQMKEQMDEVDSKGV, encoded by the coding sequence ATGGATGTGGAGGTCAAGAAGCAAAAAAGAGAAACGTATTTAAAAGACCATGAAGTAAAGGAATTAATTGAGAAAAGCCAAGTAGGAGACCAAGAGGCCCGCGATTTAATTGTTCAAAAAAATATGCGCCTTGTTTGGTCTGTTGTGCAACGATTTATTAACCGTGGCTATGAACCGGATGACTTGTTCCAAATTGGCTGTATCGGTTTACTGAAATCCGTTGATAAATTTGATTTGTCCTATGATGTTAAATTTTCAACGTATGCTGTTCCAATGATTATTGGAGAAATTCAGCGCTTTATCAGGGATGATGGAACGGTAAAAGTGAGCCGTTCCTTAAAGGAAACAGGCAATAAAATTAGGAAAATAAAAGATGATTTAACGAAAAAATTGGGCCGGGCACCGACCGTTACAGAAATCGCTGATGAGCTAGAAATTTCTCCAGAGGATGTAGTCTTAGCTCAGGAAGCAAGCCGTACACCGTCCTCTATACATGAAACAGTATATGAAAATGACGGTGATCCAATCACACTTCTTGATCAAATTGCCGACCATTCAGAAGCAAAATGGTTTGATAAAATTGCTCTTCAAGAGGCCATTAGGAGCTTGGATGAACGAGAACGGTTGATTGTCTATTTGCGCTATTATAAAGATCAAACTCAATCAGAAGTCGCGGGACGGCTCGGAATATCACAAGTCCAAGTATCGCGGCTTGAGAAAAAAATTCTGCAACAAATGAAAGAACAAATGGATGAGGTAGACTCGAAAGGAGTCTAA
- a CDS encoding stage V sporulation protein AA: MKEETIYIRMRLRLQALPQSIITIADVAQMIGQEETIKEIGALSLHQISKSDRNIVVIDIMEVITTIQTFNPLIDIQTIGPTQTIIDVMYKQKKPTIAFIVLVWFLLFIGSAIAIMNFHEDVSMQQVHQKLFYIITGENLQKPLLLQIPYSLGLGIGMILFFNHLFRKRLNEEPSPLEVEMFKYQQDLDQYVIIKENKEEIKRVGHDS, translated from the coding sequence ATGAAGGAGGAAACGATTTATATTCGGATGCGGCTCAGGTTGCAGGCTTTACCACAATCCATCATCACAATCGCTGATGTAGCACAAATGATTGGACAAGAGGAAACAATTAAAGAAATCGGCGCACTGTCGCTACATCAAATTAGTAAAAGCGACAGAAATATTGTTGTTATTGATATTATGGAAGTTATTACGACAATTCAAACCTTTAATCCTTTAATTGATATTCAAACAATCGGACCAACACAAACGATTATTGATGTTATGTATAAACAAAAAAAGCCGACAATCGCCTTTATAGTACTAGTTTGGTTTTTATTATTTATCGGGTCTGCGATTGCTATCATGAATTTTCATGAAGATGTTTCGATGCAGCAGGTTCATCAAAAATTATTTTACATTATTACTGGTGAAAATTTACAAAAGCCGTTATTATTGCAAATTCCTTATTCATTAGGGTTAGGAATTGGGATGATTTTATTTTTCAATCATTTATTTAGAAAACGACTAAATGAAGAGCCAAGTCCTCTTGAGGTGGAAATGTTTAAATATCAACAAGATTTGGATCAATACGTCATTATTAAGGAAAACAAAGAGGAAATCAAAAGAGTAGGCCATGACTCTTAA
- a CDS encoding stage V sporulation protein AB: protein MTLKILVTMFVGFAGGLSVGAGFVAFLTVLGVIPRLTQLTKTMKYIYLYEWGVVLGATIGGWVGLRETIYHFSYLFTIPIGLADGIFVGMLAAALTEVLNVWPILAKRIGVQEKLIILLTAIVFGKIVGSLFHWIYFVDLVDHS, encoded by the coding sequence ATGACTCTTAAAATCCTAGTAACAATGTTTGTTGGTTTTGCAGGGGGGCTTTCTGTTGGCGCAGGCTTTGTAGCTTTTTTGACAGTACTTGGTGTGATTCCGCGGCTTACACAATTAACGAAAACGATGAAATATATTTACTTATATGAATGGGGTGTCGTTCTTGGAGCAACCATTGGCGGTTGGGTTGGTTTAAGAGAAACAATCTATCATTTTTCGTATCTTTTTACAATCCCGATTGGCTTAGCCGATGGCATTTTTGTTGGAATGTTAGCTGCTGCCCTTACAGAGGTTTTAAATGTATGGCCGATTCTGGCGAAAAGAATCGGTGTGCAGGAAAAATTAATCATTCTACTTACTGCCATCGTCTTTGGGAAAATTGTAGGTTCATTATTCCATTGGATTTACTTTGTTGATTTGGTTGACCATTCATAA
- the spoIIAB gene encoding anti-sigma F factor — protein sequence MKNKMELKFRALSQNESFARVTVAAFIAQLDPTLDELTEIKTVVSEAVTNAIIHGYENNPDGEVYISVTLEDGIVHLTIKDEGIGIANLDEAREPLYTTKPELERSGMGFTIMENFMDDIVIESALQRGTTIHLTKYLANCKALCN from the coding sequence GTGAAAAACAAGATGGAATTGAAATTTCGAGCACTCAGCCAGAACGAGTCTTTTGCCCGTGTCACGGTAGCTGCGTTTATAGCTCAGTTAGATCCAACATTAGATGAATTAACGGAAATTAAAACAGTTGTTTCCGAAGCTGTTACGAACGCCATTATACATGGCTATGAAAATAATCCGGATGGTGAAGTGTATATCTCTGTTACATTAGAGGACGGGATTGTTCATTTAACGATTAAAGATGAAGGAATCGGCATCGCTAACTTGGATGAAGCAAGAGAACCACTCTACACAACAAAACCTGAATTGGAACGCTCTGGGATGGGCTTCACCATTATGGAAAATTTCATGGATGATATTGTCATCGAATCTGCATTACAAAGAGGGACAACGATTCACCTGACTAAATATTTAGCTAATTGTAAAGCTTTATGTAATTAA
- a CDS encoding purine-nucleoside phosphorylase yields the protein MDNLLTKMKEAASYIQNLIKVKPTVGLILGSGLGELADEIEDAVKIDYKDIPHFPVSTVEGHAGKLVIGMLKGKAVLAMQGRFHYYEGYSMQEVTFPVRVMKGLGIDTIFVTNACGGMNANFQPGDLMIITDHLNMTGANPLIGPNEAELGPRFPDMSRAYTPQLVELAKNNATKLNIPIQQGVYAGVSGPTYMTPAELIMLRNLGGDAVGMSTVPEVIVASHMQMKVLGISCVTDMAIGEELEPLTHEQVVEVANRTKPKFINLVKELVAAL from the coding sequence ATGGATAATCTTCTCACAAAAATGAAAGAAGCAGCTTCATACATACAGAATTTAATAAAAGTAAAACCAACTGTTGGACTCATACTAGGATCAGGCTTGGGAGAATTAGCAGATGAAATCGAAGATGCAGTAAAAATAGATTATAAAGATATCCCACATTTCCCTGTATCAACGGTGGAAGGACATGCCGGAAAATTAGTAATTGGTATGCTGAAAGGGAAAGCTGTCCTAGCGATGCAGGGAAGATTTCATTATTATGAAGGTTACTCCATGCAAGAGGTAACCTTTCCTGTACGCGTTATGAAGGGATTAGGAATTGACACTATATTTGTTACAAATGCCTGTGGTGGAATGAACGCCAATTTCCAGCCTGGCGATTTAATGATTATTACAGATCATTTAAATATGACAGGCGCGAACCCGTTAATCGGACCTAATGAAGCGGAACTTGGACCGCGTTTTCCTGATATGAGTCGTGCCTATACACCCCAATTAGTGGAACTTGCAAAAAACAATGCAACGAAATTAAATATCCCAATCCAACAAGGCGTTTATGCAGGTGTTTCAGGTCCAACCTATATGACACCAGCTGAATTAATTATGCTGCGCAATCTTGGCGGTGATGCGGTTGGTATGTCAACTGTACCAGAGGTCATTGTTGCTAGTCATATGCAAATGAAGGTGCTCGGCATCTCTTGTGTAACCGATATGGCTATTGGAGAAGAATTAGAACCATTAACACATGAACAAGTTGTTGAGGTTGCCAACCGAACAAAACCTAAATTTATTAATCTGGTGAAAGAACTGGTTGCTGCTCTTTAA
- the spoIIAA gene encoding anti-sigma F factor antagonist — protein MSLIINLETKKDVLLIRLKGELDHHTAENLRNMVSEKIEKNNIHHIVLNLQELTFMDSSGLGVILGRYKQIQSQGGEMVVCSISPAVKRLFEMSGLFKIIRLVDDEQYALKTLGVA, from the coding sequence TTGAGTCTAATCATCAATTTGGAAACAAAAAAAGATGTGCTGCTCATCCGTTTAAAAGGTGAGCTAGACCACCACACAGCAGAGAATTTACGAAATATGGTTTCAGAGAAAATCGAAAAAAACAATATTCATCACATTGTTTTAAATTTGCAAGAGTTAACTTTTATGGATAGTTCGGGTTTGGGTGTCATCTTAGGCCGCTATAAACAAATTCAAAGTCAAGGCGGAGAAATGGTTGTATGTTCCATTTCACCTGCTGTAAAAAGACTATTTGAGATGTCAGGGTTATTTAAAATCATTCGTTTAGTCGATGATGAGCAATATGCCCTAAAAACATTGGGGGTGGCCTAA
- a CDS encoding YqzK family protein, whose product MSLFKMAFDTLKVFILFTGCTLLFYYGIVWINQEYEQYHRYDEPEGGALKVSAQVNDFTPSWVDRLIYFYQNGE is encoded by the coding sequence ATGTCATTATTTAAAATGGCTTTTGATACGTTAAAAGTTTTTATATTATTTACTGGTTGTACATTGCTTTTTTATTATGGAATTGTATGGATTAATCAGGAATATGAACAGTATCACCGTTACGATGAGCCAGAAGGAGGCGCGCTCAAGGTGTCGGCGCAAGTGAATGATTTTACACCTTCATGGGTGGATCGGCTTATTTATTTTTATCAAAATGGCGAGTAG
- a CDS encoding D-alanyl-D-alanine carboxypeptidase encodes MLKKRELKILICFIFLFTLFATTGFAQEAKIELTDHAASAILIERDTGTVLYEKNADKKLPPASMTKIMTMLLIMEALDQGKIKLDDKVRTSEYAASMGGSQIFLEAGEEMTVDEMLKGIAIASGNDASVAMAEHLAGSADAFIAMMNDKAKELGLQNTSFKNATGLPAEEHYSTARDMAIMSKELLKYDAITKYTGVYEDYLREDTDKKFWLVNTNRLVKFYPGVDGVKTGYTSEAKYCLTATAKKDGMRVIAVIMGAPTPKDRNRQITKMLDYAFSQYQTHPMYERNYPLAKVKVSKGDQATINAVTSEHISLLTKKGEGIKDIEQEIILQENIKAPVEKGDELGKLILKKGDKILLESPLVAGTEVKAATWWKLFKRTIGDFAKFPH; translated from the coding sequence ATGCTGAAGAAACGAGAATTAAAGATTTTAATATGCTTTATCTTTTTGTTTACACTTTTTGCAACGACGGGATTTGCACAAGAAGCGAAAATAGAATTAACAGATCATGCTGCTTCAGCTATTTTAATTGAACGGGACACCGGAACAGTATTGTATGAAAAAAATGCGGATAAAAAACTGCCCCCGGCAAGTATGACCAAGATTATGACGATGCTTTTAATCATGGAAGCGTTGGATCAAGGAAAAATAAAGCTTGATGATAAGGTAAGAACGAGTGAATATGCTGCTTCAATGGGCGGCTCACAAATTTTTCTTGAGGCAGGCGAAGAAATGACCGTTGATGAGATGTTAAAAGGAATTGCGATTGCTTCAGGTAATGATGCCTCTGTAGCAATGGCTGAACATTTAGCAGGCTCAGCGGATGCTTTTATAGCTATGATGAATGATAAAGCAAAGGAGCTTGGTTTACAAAATACAAGCTTCAAAAATGCAACAGGCCTTCCTGCAGAAGAACATTATAGTACTGCCCGCGATATGGCGATTATGTCTAAAGAGCTGCTAAAATATGATGCAATTACAAAATATACAGGGGTTTATGAGGATTATCTACGAGAAGATACTGATAAAAAGTTTTGGCTAGTGAACACAAATCGTTTAGTAAAGTTTTATCCAGGGGTTGATGGGGTTAAAACCGGCTATACAAGTGAAGCAAAATATTGTTTAACAGCAACTGCAAAGAAAGATGGGATGCGGGTAATCGCCGTTATCATGGGTGCACCAACACCAAAGGATCGGAACAGACAGATTACAAAAATGTTAGATTACGCCTTTAGCCAATACCAAACCCATCCAATGTACGAGCGTAATTATCCGCTTGCTAAAGTAAAGGTTTCAAAAGGGGACCAAGCGACCATTAATGCCGTTACATCAGAGCATATCTCCTTGCTTACGAAAAAGGGGGAAGGCATAAAAGATATTGAACAGGAAATTATTTTACAAGAGAACATAAAAGCGCCTGTTGAAAAAGGTGACGAACTTGGCAAGCTCATCCTAAAAAAAGGGGATAAAATCCTTCTTGAAAGTCCGTTAGTTGCGGGCACTGAGGTAAAGGCTGCCACGTGGTGGAAGCTATTCAAGCGAACAATCGGGGATTTTGCTAAATTTCCTCATTAG
- the xerD gene encoding site-specific tyrosine recombinase XerD, with translation MNDHLEAFLHYLLVDRRAANNTVQSYRRDLKQYIQYIETVEGLQSFDAVSTIHIVNYLAFLKEQGKAVTTISRTVSSIRALHQFLLREKMATGDPSVQIELPQQEKRLPKILSQAEVESLLNTPQEDNEYGIRDKAMLELLYATGIRVSELVSLNVADVHVTMGFVRCKGKREKERIIPLGKIAVDALSLYVESARKKLLRKNEHEDALFLNHHGQRLSRQGFWKILKNIAKEANIKAEITPHTLRHSFAAHLLENGADLRAVQEMLGHADITTTQIYAQVSKARLTDIYKAYHPRA, from the coding sequence ATGAATGACCACTTAGAAGCTTTTTTACATTATTTATTAGTAGATAGACGGGCTGCAAACAATACGGTGCAATCGTATCGCAGAGATTTAAAACAATATATACAATATATAGAGACAGTTGAAGGGTTGCAGTCATTTGATGCTGTCAGCACAATTCATATTGTTAATTATTTAGCATTTTTAAAAGAACAAGGGAAAGCGGTGACAACGATTTCGCGAACTGTTTCATCAATTCGTGCGCTGCACCAGTTTCTTCTTCGTGAAAAAATGGCAACGGGAGATCCAAGTGTGCAAATTGAGCTGCCACAGCAGGAAAAAAGGCTCCCGAAAATTCTTTCCCAAGCTGAAGTGGAATCTTTGTTAAATACACCGCAAGAGGACAATGAATATGGTATCCGCGATAAAGCGATGCTGGAATTATTATATGCAACTGGTATTCGTGTTTCAGAGCTTGTTTCATTAAATGTAGCCGATGTCCATGTTACGATGGGGTTTGTACGTTGCAAGGGAAAAAGGGAAAAAGAAAGAATTATTCCATTAGGTAAAATTGCTGTAGACGCTTTATCATTGTATGTAGAAAGTGCACGGAAGAAGTTGCTTCGAAAAAATGAACATGAAGACGCTTTATTTCTCAATCACCATGGTCAAAGATTGTCAAGGCAAGGGTTTTGGAAGATACTTAAAAATATAGCAAAGGAAGCAAATATTAAGGCGGAGATAACTCCACATACATTAAGACATTCTTTTGCTGCACATCTTTTGGAAAATGGCGCCGATCTTCGAGCGGTTCAAGAGATGCTTGGTCACGCTGATATTACGACGACCCAAATATATGCTCAAGTGTCAAAAGCTAGATTAACAGATATATATAAAGCATACCATCCGCGGGCATAA
- the deoB gene encoding phosphopentomutase, with protein MKFKRIFLIVMDSVGIGEAPDANDFGDKGADTLGHIAERMNGLNMPNMAKLGLGNIREIKGIPAAERPLAHYTKMEEASVGKDTMTGHWEMMGLYIDKPFQTFPNGFPSELITELEERTGRKVIGNKPASGTEIIIELGKEHMETGNIIVYTSADSVLQIAAHEEVVPLEELYNICKIARELTLNEKYMVGRIIARPFIGSLGNFERTSNRHDYALKPFDRTVMNELKDHHFDVIAVGKISDIYDGEGVTKSLRTKSNLDGMDRLNDTFKMGFTGLSFLNLVDFDAKFGHRRDPIGYGQALEEFDGRLGEVFDLMNNDDLLIITADHGNDPIHHGTDHTREYVPLLVYHKGIEVGKQLPISKTFADIGATIADNFGVPMPKYGQSFLRTI; from the coding sequence GTGAAATTCAAGCGAATTTTTTTAATAGTCATGGATTCAGTTGGAATCGGGGAAGCACCAGATGCTAATGATTTCGGGGATAAGGGTGCTGATACGCTTGGGCATATTGCTGAGCGCATGAATGGCTTAAACATGCCAAATATGGCCAAGCTTGGTTTAGGTAATATAAGGGAAATTAAAGGTATTCCCGCAGCAGAACGCCCTTTAGCTCATTATACAAAAATGGAGGAAGCATCAGTTGGTAAAGATACGATGACAGGCCATTGGGAAATGATGGGCTTATATATTGATAAGCCTTTTCAAACCTTTCCGAACGGTTTTCCAAGTGAGCTTATTACAGAACTTGAGGAGCGTACTGGCCGTAAAGTAATCGGCAACAAACCTGCCTCTGGAACTGAAATTATTATTGAACTCGGTAAAGAACATATGGAAACAGGCAATATTATCGTTTATACATCGGCTGATTCTGTGCTGCAAATTGCTGCCCATGAGGAAGTTGTGCCGCTCGAAGAGCTTTATAATATTTGCAAAATTGCCCGCGAGCTCACATTAAATGAAAAATATATGGTCGGCCGCATTATTGCTCGTCCATTTATTGGCTCACTAGGTAACTTTGAAAGAACGTCAAATCGTCATGATTATGCTTTAAAGCCGTTTGACAGGACGGTTATGAATGAATTAAAAGACCATCACTTTGATGTGATTGCTGTTGGAAAAATTTCGGATATTTATGATGGTGAAGGTGTTACTAAAAGCTTGCGGACGAAATCAAATTTAGATGGCATGGATCGCCTAAATGATACGTTTAAAATGGGGTTTACAGGCTTGAGCTTTTTAAATTTAGTTGACTTTGATGCTAAATTTGGGCATCGCCGCGACCCAATTGGCTATGGGCAAGCGTTGGAGGAATTTGACGGACGTTTAGGCGAAGTATTTGATTTAATGAACAATGATGATTTATTAATAATAACAGCTGACCATGGCAATGATCCTATTCATCACGGAACAGACCATACGAGAGAATATGTGCCACTGCTCGTCTATCATAAAGGAATTGAGGTAGGAAAACAATTACCGATATCGAAAACATTTGCCGATATCGGGGCTACGATTGCCGATAATTTCGGTGTTCCAATGCCGAAATATGGGCAAAGTTTCCTTCGTACTATATAA